A region of Cucumis melo cultivar AY chromosome 2, USDA_Cmelo_AY_1.0, whole genome shotgun sequence DNA encodes the following proteins:
- the LOC127148114 gene encoding uncharacterized protein LOC127148114, which yields MTSTSTSTDGPFYKINPSHHFYSLVSCLSHLEKTTHNIKAKLKPDQLALFRKTKFGHFLDLNIVFNGPLIHYLLLREVEDEGKDSISFLLGGVVCTFGRREFNIVTGLWGPKEDYIQLGGNSRLLEKFFKDKDCVYVSDLEDIFLEYEGDDDDIVKLALVYFIEISLLGKDRRTKVDIGFLKIADDWNSFNNYDWGRIVFVRTLSALKRALDKQYAKGKKKSTQTKKYTINGFPHALQVWAYESIPTIIGCGVDKVNDHAIPRMLRWVCQQSPKSQTISQVFDSPMVSSKQ from the exons atgacatcgacttcaacatcgaccgacggacccttctacaagattaatccttcccatcatttttattccctagtaagctgtttgtctcatttggaaaagacaacacataatattaaggccaaactcaaacccgatcaattagccttatttaggaaaacaaagtttgggcactttttggacctaaatattgtcttcaatgggccactcatccactacttactgttaagggaggtggaagatgaaggaaaggattctataagtttcctactagggggcgttgtttgtactttcggtaggagagagtttaacatcgtaactggactatggggtcctaaagaggactatattcagttgggtgggaacagtcgactgttggagaagtttttcaaagacaaggactgtgtttacgttagcgacttagaagatatatttttggaatacgagggtgatgacgatgatatcgtcaaattagctttagtctactttatagagatatctttgttgggaaaagataggcgaaccaaagtggacattggttttttgaagattgctgatgattggaattcatttaataattatgattggggtcggattgtttttgtacgcacgctaagtgcattgaaaagagccttggacaagcaatatgccaagggaaagaagaaatcaacacagacaaaaaaatatactatcaatggatttccgcatgcattacag gtttgggcatatgagtctataccaaccatcattggatgtggtgtagataaagtaaacgatcatgccataccacgaatgctgaggtgggtgtgccaacaatcaccaaagtcccaaactataagccaggtgtttgactcgccaatggtaagtagcaagcaatag